A stretch of Haemophilus influenzae DNA encodes these proteins:
- a CDS encoding type I restriction endonuclease subunit R produces MVSGTKEKDLEIAIEKALTGTWRENMENKLGEPKAEYLPRHHGFKLAFSQDFDAQFAIDTRLFWQFLQTSQEAELARFQQLNPNDWQRKILERLDRQIKKNGVLHLLKKGLDIDSAHFDLLYPVPLASSGEKVKQRFEQNLFSCMRQVPYSASSNETVDMVLFANGLPIIALELKNHWTGQTAIDAQKQYLNRDLSQTLFHFGRCLAHFALDTEEAYMTTKLAGPATFFLPFNLGNNCGKGNPPNPNGHRTAYLWQEVFGKASLANIIQHFMRLDGSTKDPLDKRTLFFPRYHQLDVVRRLIADVSEHGVGKRYLIQHSAGSGKSNSITWLAYQLIEAYPRNEKAANGREADRPIFDSVIVVTDRRLLDKQLRDNIKDFSEVKNIVAPALSSAELRQSLEQGKKIIITTIQKFPFIVDGIADLGDKQFAVIIDEAHSSQSGSAHDNMNRAIGKTEDLDAEDVQDLILQTMQSRKMHGNASYFAFTATPKNSTLEKFGEKQADGKFKPFHLYSMKQAIEEGFILDVIANYTTYKSFYEITKSIEDNPEFDSKKAQSRLKAYVERSQQTIDTKAEIMLDHFIYQVFNRKKLKGKAKGMVVTQNIETAIRYFQALKHLLAGRGNPFKIAIAFSGSKVVDGVEYTEAEMNGFAESETKEYFDQDEYRLLVVANKYLTGFDQPKLCAMYVDKKLSGVLCVQALSRLNRSANKLSKRTEDLFVLDFFNSVEDIQQAFEPFYTSTSLSQATDVNVLHDLKDRLDETGVYEQAEVNDFTEGYFANKDAQQLSSMIDVAVQRFDDELELDLDRNEKVDFKIKAKQFLKIYGQMASIINFENIAWEKLYWFLKFLVPKLKVQDPMDEFDEILDAVDLSSYGLARTKLNYSIKLDDEETELDPQNPNPRGTHGEDKEKDPIDEIIRVFNERWFQDWSATPDEQRVKFINITERIRSHKDFEQKYQNNPDIHTRELAFQAILRDVMSERHRDELELYKLFAKDAAFRTAWTQSLQRALAG; encoded by the coding sequence ATGGTTTCAGGAACTAAGGAAAAAGATTTAGAAATTGCCATCGAAAAAGCCTTAACTGGCACTTGGCGTGAAAACATGGAAAATAAGCTGGGCGAGCCGAAGGCTGAATACCTGCCGCGCCATCATGGTTTTAAACTGGCATTTTCACAGGATTTTGATGCGCAGTTTGCCATCGACACACGTCTGTTTTGGCAATTCCTGCAAACCAGCCAAGAGGCAGAACTTGCCCGTTTTCAACAACTCAACCCAAACGACTGGCAGCGTAAAATTTTGGAGCGATTAGACCGCCAAATAAAGAAAAACGGCGTGTTGCACCTGCTGAAAAAAGGCTTGGATATTGATAGCGCCCATTTTGATTTGCTCTACCCCGTTCCGCTTGCCAGCAGCGGCGAAAAGGTCAAGCAGCGTTTTGAACAGAATTTGTTTAGCTGTATGCGTCAAGTGCCTTATTCTGCCTCAAGCAATGAAACGGTGGATATGGTGCTGTTTGCCAATGGCTTGCCGATTATTGCCCTTGAGCTGAAAAACCATTGGACAGGTCAGACAGCCATTGATGCGCAAAAACAATACCTCAACCGTGATTTAAGCCAAACGTTGTTCCATTTCGGGCGTTGTTTGGCGCATTTTGCCTTAGATACGGAAGAAGCTTATATGACCACCAAATTGGCGGGGCCTGCTACGTTTTTCTTGCCGTTTAACTTGGGCAACAACTGCGGTAAGGGTAATCCGCCCAATCCCAATGGACACCGCACGGCGTATTTATGGCAAGAGGTGTTCGGCAAAGCAAGCCTTGCCAACATTATTCAGCATTTTATGCGCTTAGACGGTTCAACCAAAGATCCGTTGGATAAACGTACCCTCTTTTTCCCTCGCTATCACCAATTAGATGTGGTCCGCCGTTTGATTGCTGATGTCAGTGAACATGGCGTGGGTAAACGTTATTTGATTCAACATTCTGCCGGTTCGGGCAAGTCTAATTCCATTACTTGGCTGGCGTATCAGTTGATTGAGGCATATCCGCGCAATGAAAAGGCGGCAAACGGTAGAGAGGCAGACCGCCCGATTTTTGATTCGGTGATTGTCGTAACCGACCGTCGTTTGTTGGATAAGCAACTGCGCGACAATATCAAAGATTTTTCAGAAGTTAAAAACATTGTTGCGCCGGCGTTGAGTTCGGCAGAGTTGCGCCAATCGCTTGAGCAGGGCAAAAAAATCATTATTACCACGATTCAAAAATTCCCGTTTATTGTCGATGGCATTGCTGATTTAGGCGACAAACAATTTGCGGTGATTATTGATGAGGCACACAGCTCACAATCAGGTTCGGCACACGACAATATGAACCGGGCCATCGGCAAAACGGAAGACCTTGATGCTGAAGATGTGCAAGATTTGATTTTACAAACCATGCAATCCCGCAAAATGCACGGCAATGCGTCGTATTTTGCTTTCACCGCCACACCGAAAAACAGCACTTTGGAAAAATTCGGCGAAAAACAGGCGGATGGCAAGTTTAAGCCGTTCCACCTTTATTCTATGAAGCAGGCGATTGAAGAAGGCTTTATTTTGGATGTAATCGCCAATTACACCACCTATAAAAGTTTTTATGAGATCACTAAGTCGATTGAAGATAATCCGGAGTTTGATAGTAAAAAGGCTCAAAGCCGTCTGAAAGCCTATGTGGAGCGTTCGCAACAAACGATTGATACTAAAGCGGAGATAATGCTGGATCATTTTATTTACCAAGTTTTCAACCGTAAAAAACTCAAAGGCAAAGCCAAGGGAATGGTGGTAACGCAAAATATTGAAACCGCCATCCGCTATTTTCAGGCGTTAAAACATTTGCTGGCCGGGCGGGGTAATCCGTTTAAAATTGCGATTGCGTTTTCAGGCAGTAAAGTGGTTGACGGTGTCGAATACACCGAAGCGGAAATGAACGGCTTTGCAGAAAGCGAAACCAAAGAGTATTTCGATCAAGATGAATATCGTTTGCTGGTGGTCGCCAATAAATATCTGACCGGTTTCGATCAGCCGAAATTGTGTGCCATGTATGTGGATAAGAAACTCTCCGGCGTGCTTTGCGTGCAGGCTTTATCTCGTTTGAATCGCAGTGCGAATAAGTTGAGTAAACGCACGGAAGATTTGTTTGTATTGGACTTTTTTAACAGCGTTGAAGATATTCAGCAGGCATTTGAGCCGTTTTATACTTCTACTTCGTTGTCGCAGGCAACCGATGTCAATGTCTTGCATGATTTGAAAGACCGGTTGGATGAAACCGGCGTGTACGAACAAGCGGAGGTCAACGATTTTACTGAAGGCTATTTTGCCAATAAAGACGCACAGCAATTAAGCAGTATGATTGATGTGGCTGTCCAACGTTTTGATGATGAATTGGAATTGGATTTGGATCGAAATGAAAAAGTTGATTTTAAAATCAAGGCAAAACAGTTTTTAAAAATTTACGGGCAAATGGCCTCCATCATCAATTTTGAAAATATCGCTTGGGAAAAGCTCTATTGGTTCCTCAAATTCTTAGTACCCAAATTAAAAGTACAAGACCCGATGGATGAATTTGATGAAATTTTAGATGCAGTGGATTTAAGCTCTTACGGCTTGGCGCGCACCAAGCTGAATTACAGCATTAAATTAGATGATGAAGAAACAGAGCTTGACCCGCAAAACCCCAATCCGCGCGGTACGCATGGTGAAGATAAAGAAAAAGATCCGATTGATGAAATTATTCGTGTATTTAACGAAAGATGGTTTCAAGATTGGAGCGCAACGCCGGATGAGCAACGGGTAAAATTTATCAATATTACCGAGCGCATCCGCAGCCATAAAGACTTTGAGCAGAAATATCAAAATAACCCGGATATTCATACCCGTGAATTGGCTTTCCAAGCCATTTTGCGCGATGTGATGAGCGAACGCCATAGGGATGAATTAGAGCTATACAAACTTTTTGCCAAAGATGCCGCATTTAGAACCGCTTGGACGCAAAGTTTGCAACGGGCTTTGGCTGGATAG
- a CDS encoding restriction endonuclease subunit S, with translation MRRYERYKDSGVDWLGEVPSHWELKRLKQLFVEKKHKQSLSLNCGAISFGKVIEKSDDKVTEATKRSYQEVLKGEFLINPLNLNYDLISLRIALSEIDVVVSAGYIVLKEKQIINKKYFSYLLHRYDVAYMKLLGSGVRQTINYGHISDSILVIPPLSEQQKIAQFLDDKTAKIDQAVDLAEKQIALLKEHKQILIQNAVTRGLNPDVPLKDSGVEWIGQVPEHWDVQRSKFIFKKIERKVNEEDQIVTCFRDGQVTLRANRRTEGFTNALKEHGYQGIRKGDLVIHAMDAFAGAIGISDSDGKATPVYSVCLPHDKQKIDVYFYAYYLRNLALSGFISSLAKGIRERSTDFRYSDFAELLLPIPPYLEQQKIADYLDKQTSKIDRAIALKTAHIEKLKEYKSVLINDVVTGKVRV, from the coding sequence ATGAGACGATACGAGCGTTACAAAGATTCAGGTGTGGATTGGCTAGGGGAGGTACCGAGCCATTGGGAGTTAAAACGCTTGAAACAATTATTTGTTGAAAAAAAACATAAGCAAAGCCTGTCTCTTAATTGTGGAGCCATTAGTTTTGGTAAAGTTATTGAAAAATCGGATGATAAAGTAACAGAGGCAACAAAACGTTCATATCAAGAGGTGTTAAAAGGCGAGTTTTTAATAAATCCTTTAAACTTAAATTATGACCTAATTAGTTTGAGAATTGCTTTATCAGAAATAGACGTTGTTGTAAGTGCCGGTTACATTGTTTTAAAAGAAAAACAAATAATTAATAAAAAATACTTTTCGTATTTATTACATAGATACGATGTTGCATATATGAAATTATTAGGTTCAGGTGTAAGACAAACGATTAACTATGGGCATATTTCAGACAGTATTTTGGTTATTCCACCTCTCTCCGAACAACAAAAAATCGCGCAATTCCTAGACGATAAAACCGCTAAAATCGATCAGGCGGTGGATTTGGCGGAAAAGCAGATTGCCCTGTTGAAAGAGCACAAGCAGATCCTGATTCAAAATGCCGTAACCCGAGGCTTAAACCCTGATGTGCCGTTAAAAGATTCCGGCGTGGAATGGATAGGGCAAGTGCCGGAGCATTGGGATGTGCAACGTTCAAAATTCATTTTCAAGAAAATAGAAAGAAAAGTGAATGAGGAAGACCAAATTGTTACTTGTTTTAGGGATGGGCAAGTAACTCTGAGAGCTAATCGAAGAACTGAAGGATTTACAAATGCGCTAAAAGAACACGGCTACCAAGGAATTAGAAAAGGTGATTTAGTTATTCACGCTATGGATGCTTTTGCAGGGGCAATTGGTATTTCTGATTCAGATGGTAAAGCAACACCAGTTTATTCCGTTTGTTTGCCTCATGATAAACAAAAAATCGATGTCTATTTTTACGCTTATTACTTAAGAAATCTTGCATTATCAGGATTTATTAGCTCCTTAGCTAAAGGAATTAGAGAGCGTTCAACAGATTTTCGCTATTCTGATTTTGCAGAATTATTACTACCTATTCCTCCATATTTAGAACAGCAAAAAATTGCCGACTACCTAGATAAACAAACCTCTAAAATTGATCGAGCAATCGCATTAAAAACAGCCCATATTGAAAAGCTGAAAGAATATAAAAGCGTGTTGATTAACGATGTGGTGACCGGCAAGGTGCGGGTATAG
- a CDS encoding ATP-binding protein, which produces MTEPLSKINGIITKNYLEMQPENQYFERKGLGEKDIKPTKIAEELVGMLNADGGVLAFGVADNGEIQDLNSLGDKLDDYRKLVFDFIAPPCRIGLEEILVDGKLVFLFHVEQDLERIYCRKDNENVFLRVADSNRGPLTREQIKNLEYDKNIRLFEDEIVPDFNEEDLDQELLELYKKKVNFTSDNILDLLYKRNLLTKKEGCYQFKKSAILLFSTMPERYIPSASVRYVRYEGTVAKVGTEHNVIKDQRFENNIPKLIEELTYFLRASLRDYYFLDVNQGKFIKVPEYPEEAWLEGVVNALCHRSYNVQGNVIYIKHFDDRLEISNSGPLPAQVTIENIKTERFARNPRIARVLEDLGYVRQLNEGVSRIYESMEKSLLAKPEYREQNNNVYLTLRNRVTAHEKTVSTATMLQIEKEWTNYNDTQKAILLYLFTNGTAILSELVDYTKINQNSIRAYLNAFIQQGIIERQSVKQRDPNAKYAFRKD; this is translated from the coding sequence ATGACAGAACCGCTTTCTAAAATTAACGGCATTATCACAAAAAATTATTTAGAGATGCAGCCGGAAAACCAATATTTTGAGCGCAAAGGACTAGGAGAAAAAGACATCAAGCCAACTAAAATAGCTGAAGAATTAGTTGGAATGCTCAATGCTGATGGCGGAGTTTTGGCTTTTGGTGTGGCAGATAATGGCGAAATCCAAGACTTGAATAGCCTTGGCGATAAATTAGATGATTATCGGAAATTGGTTTTCGATTTTATTGCACCGCCTTGTCGGATTGGACTGGAAGAAATTCTGGTTGATGGAAAATTAGTTTTCTTATTCCACGTAGAGCAAGATTTAGAGCGTATTTATTGTCGCAAAGACAATGAAAATGTGTTCTTACGTGTAGCAGATAGTAATCGAGGCCCTCTCACCAGAGAACAAATCAAAAATCTTGAATATGATAAAAATATCCGTCTATTTGAAGATGAAATAGTTCCTGATTTTAATGAAGAAGATTTAGATCAAGAATTATTAGAGCTATATAAAAAGAAAGTTAATTTTACCTCCGATAATATCTTAGATTTATTATACAAGCGAAATTTATTAACCAAAAAGGAAGGTTGTTATCAGTTTAAAAAATCAGCCATTTTACTCTTTTCTACCATGCCGGAACGTTACATTCCTTCAGCATCAGTCCGCTATGTTCGTTATGAAGGTACAGTAGCGAAAGTCGGTACTGAGCATAATGTGATAAAAGACCAACGTTTTGAAAATAATATTCCAAAGCTAATTGAGGAGCTGACCTATTTTTTAAGAGCCTCTTTAAGGGATTATTACTTTCTTGATGTCAATCAGGGAAAATTTATCAAAGTACCGGAATATCCTGAAGAAGCTTGGTTAGAAGGTGTTGTAAATGCGCTTTGTCATCGTTCTTACAATGTTCAAGGTAATGTTATTTATATTAAACATTTCGACGATCGTCTTGAAATTAGTAATAGTGGCCCTCTCCCTGCTCAAGTCACCATTGAAAATATTAAAACGGAACGATTCGCTCGGAATCCACGTATAGCACGAGTTTTAGAGGATCTTGGGTATGTCCGTCAGCTTAATGAAGGCGTTTCCCGTATTTATGAGTCAATGGAAAAATCATTATTGGCAAAGCCTGAATATAGAGAACAAAACAACAATGTTTATCTAACATTGCGCAACCGTGTTACCGCACATGAAAAAACGGTATCTACAGCCACTATGCTGCAGATTGAAAAAGAATGGACAAACTACAACGACACCCAAAAAGCCATTTTGCTTTATCTATTTACAAATGGTACGGCGATATTGTCAGAATTAGTTGACTATACAAAAATCAATCAGAATTCGATCCGAGCGTATTTAAATGCCTTTATTCAGCAAGGTATTATTGAAAGACAAAGTGTAAAACAGCGTGACCCCAATGCCAAATATGCTTTTAGAAAAGATTAA
- a CDS encoding type I restriction-modification system subunit M, whose translation MEHSVHNKLVSFIWSIADDCLRDVYVRGKYRDVILPMFVLRRLDTLLEPSKDAVLEEMRFQKEELAFTELDDLPLKKITGHVFYNTSKWTLKSLYQTASNTPQYMLANFEEYLDGFSTNIHEIINCFKLREQIRHMSHKNVLLSVLEKFVSPYINLTPKEQQDPEGNKLPALTNLGMGYVFEELIRKFNEENNEEAGEHFTPREVIELMTHLVFDPLKDQIPAIITIYDPACGSGGMLTESQNFIEQKYPLSESQGERSIFLFGKETNDETYAICKSDMMIKGDNPENIKVGSTLATDSFQGNHFDFMLSNPPYGKSWSKDQAYIKDGNEVIDSRFKVTLPDYWGNVETLDATPRSSDGQLLFLMEMVSKMKSPNDNKIGSRVASVHNGSSLFTGDAGSGESNIRRHIIEKDLLEAIVQLPNNLFYNTGITTYIWLLSNNKPEARKGKVQLIDASLLFRKLRKNLGDKNCEFVPEHIAEITQNYLDFTAKARETDSQNEAVGLASQIFDNQDFGYYKVTIERPDRRSAQFTAENISPLRFDKALFEPMQYLYRQYGEQIYNAGFLAQTEQEITAWCEAQGIALNNKNKTKLLDVKTWEKAAALFQTASTLLEHFGEQQFDDFNQFKQAVECRLKAEKIPLSATEKKAVFNAVSWYDENSAKVIAKTLKLKPNELDALCQRYQCQADELADFGYYATGKAGEYILYETSSDLRDSESIPLKQNIHDYFKAEVQAHISEAWLNMESVKIGYEISFNKYFYRHKPLRSLAEVAQDILALEKQADGLISEILEA comes from the coding sequence ATGGAGCATTCTGTTCATAACAAACTGGTTTCTTTTATTTGGAGTATTGCAGACGATTGTCTGCGCGATGTGTATGTGCGCGGTAAATATCGTGATGTGATTTTACCGATGTTTGTGCTTCGTCGTTTGGATACTTTACTTGAGCCAAGCAAAGATGCCGTATTGGAAGAAATGCGTTTTCAAAAAGAAGAATTGGCATTCACCGAATTGGATGACCTTCCCCTTAAAAAAATTACCGGTCATGTTTTTTATAACACCTCAAAATGGACATTAAAATCCCTCTATCAAACCGCCAGCAATACGCCGCAGTATATGCTGGCCAATTTTGAAGAATATCTTGATGGTTTCAGCACCAACATTCATGAAATCATCAACTGCTTCAAGCTGCGTGAACAAATCCGCCATATGTCCCATAAAAATGTTTTGCTGAGCGTGTTGGAAAAATTTGTATCGCCCTATATCAATCTTACCCCTAAAGAACAACAAGACCCTGAGGGCAACAAATTACCAGCGCTGACCAATCTGGGCATGGGCTATGTATTTGAAGAACTGATTCGTAAATTTAACGAAGAAAATAACGAAGAAGCTGGCGAACACTTTACCCCACGCGAAGTGATCGAGCTGATGACGCATTTAGTCTTTGATCCGCTCAAAGACCAAATTCCGGCCATTATTACGATTTACGACCCAGCTTGCGGCAGCGGTGGCATGCTGACCGAGTCGCAAAACTTTATTGAGCAAAAATATCCGCTATCTGAATCACAAGGCGAGCGTTCCATCTTTTTGTTTGGTAAAGAAACCAATGATGAAACCTATGCCATTTGTAAATCTGACATGATGATTAAAGGTGATAATCCCGAAAACATCAAAGTCGGCTCAACCCTTGCTACAGATAGCTTCCAAGGTAATCACTTTGACTTTATGCTTTCCAACCCGCCATATGGCAAAAGCTGGAGCAAAGATCAAGCCTATATCAAAGACGGCAATGAGGTTATCGACAGTCGCTTTAAAGTTACCTTACCAGATTACTGGGGCAATGTAGAAACCCTTGATGCTACCCCACGCTCCAGCGATGGACAGCTGCTATTCCTAATGGAAATGGTCAGCAAAATGAAATCGCCGAATGACAACAAAATCGGCAGCCGAGTGGCCTCCGTGCATAACGGCTCAAGCCTGTTTACCGGCGATGCAGGTTCAGGAGAAAGCAACATTCGTCGCCATATTATTGAAAAAGATTTGCTCGAAGCCATCGTACAGCTGCCTAACAACCTGTTTTATAACACAGGTATTACCACTTATATTTGGTTGCTGTCCAACAACAAACCTGAAGCACGCAAAGGCAAAGTTCAGCTCATTGATGCCAGCCTCTTATTCCGCAAATTGCGTAAAAACCTTGGCGATAAAAACTGCGAATTTGTACCTGAACATATCGCCGAAATTACCCAAAACTATCTTGATTTCACTGCCAAAGCGCGCGAAACCGACAGCCAAAATGAAGCAGTCGGCCTGGCTTCGCAGATTTTTGACAATCAAGATTTCGGCTATTACAAAGTCACCATCGAACGCCCGGATCGCCGTTCTGCCCAATTTACCGCCGAAAATATCTCGCCTTTACGGTTTGACAAGGCTTTGTTTGAGCCGATGCAATATCTTTATCGGCAATATGGCGAACAAATTTACAACGCCGGATTTTTAGCCCAAACCGAGCAAGAAATTACCGCTTGGTGCGAAGCGCAGGGCATAGCCTTAAACAACAAAAACAAGACCAAGCTGCTGGACGTCAAAACCTGGGAAAAAGCCGCCGCACTTTTTCAGACGGCATCAACCTTGCTCGAACATTTCGGCGAACAACAATTTGACGATTTCAACCAATTCAAACAAGCCGTGGAATGCCGTCTGAAAGCCGAAAAAATCCCCCTTTCTGCCACAGAGAAAAAGGCCGTTTTCAATGCCGTAAGTTGGTACGACGAAAATTCAGCCAAAGTGATTGCCAAAACACTCAAGCTCAAACCAAACGAATTGGACGCCCTTTGCCAACGCTACCAATGCCAAGCCGACGAGCTGGCAGACTTTGGCTATTACGCCACCGGCAAAGCAGGCGAATATATCCTATATGAAACGAGCAGCGACTTGCGCGACAGCGAATCCATACCGCTCAAACAAAATATCCACGACTATTTCAAAGCCGAAGTGCAAGCGCACATCAGCGAAGCATGGCTGAATATGGAAAGCGTAAAAATCGGCTATGAAATCAGCTTCAACAAATACTTCTACCGCCACAAACCATTACGCAGCCTTGCAGAAGTTGCCCAAGATATTTTGGCGTTAGAAAAACAGGCTGACGGCTTGATTAGTGAAATTCTAGAGGCTTAA
- a CDS encoding Nif3-like dinuclear metal center hexameric protein, whose product MNNLELEQLINQKLSSDKINDYAPNGLQVEGKTEIKKIITGVTASQALIDYAISQNADAILVHHGYFWKSETPCIRGMKGKRIKALLVNDINLYGYHLPLDVHPELGNNAQLAKLLDIENLQPLEKGTVSIPVWGELKEPMTGKDFAEKIEKVLNRKPLICIENGPHLIRKIGICTGGGQGYIDLAAEQGCDAFITGEVSEQTIHSAREQGLHFFSAGHHATERYGIKALGEWLAKEYGFDVEFKDIDNPA is encoded by the coding sequence ATGAATAATCTCGAACTTGAACAACTCATTAATCAAAAACTTTCTTCTGATAAAATCAATGACTATGCACCCAACGGCTTACAAGTCGAAGGTAAAACAGAAATCAAAAAAATCATTACTGGCGTAACGGCGAGTCAGGCTTTAATTGATTACGCAATCAGCCAAAATGCTGATGCTATTTTAGTTCATCATGGCTATTTTTGGAAAAGTGAAACCCCTTGTATCCGAGGAATGAAAGGCAAGCGAATTAAAGCCCTTTTAGTGAACGACATTAATTTATATGGCTATCATTTGCCATTAGATGTGCACCCAGAATTAGGTAACAATGCACAATTAGCCAAACTGCTCGACATTGAAAATTTACAACCATTAGAAAAAGGCACTGTGAGTATTCCTGTTTGGGGCGAATTAAAAGAACCGATGACAGGTAAAGACTTTGCAGAAAAAATAGAAAAAGTGTTAAATCGAAAACCGTTAATTTGCATTGAAAACGGACCGCACTTAATCCGAAAAATTGGCATCTGCACTGGTGGCGGACAAGGTTATATTGATCTTGCTGCAGAACAAGGCTGCGACGCATTTATTACAGGGGAAGTGTCAGAACAAACAATCCATTCTGCCCGTGAGCAAGGATTGCATTTCTTCTCTGCAGGTCATCACGCAACAGAACGCTATGGCATCAAGGCATTAGGCGAATGGTTGGCGAAAGAATATGGCTTTGACGTAGAATTTAAAGATATAGATAATCCAGCATAA
- the htpG gene encoding molecular chaperone HtpG — protein sequence MSQNQETRGFQSEVKQLLQLMIHSLYSNKEIFLRELISNASDAADKLRFKALSNPALYEGDGDLRVRVSFDADKGTITISDNGIGMTREQVIDHLGTIAKSGTKEFLTALGQDQAKNSQLIGQFGVGFYSAFIVADKVTVKTRAAGEEADKAVLWESAGEGEYSVADIEKKSRGTDVILHLREDEKEFLNEWRLREIIGKYSDHIGLPVEMLTKEYDDEGKECGEKWEKINKSDALWTRSKNDVSDEEYKAFYKHLSHDFVDPVTWAHNKVEGNQAYTSLLYVPAKAPWDLFNREHKHGLKLYVQRVFIMDDAEQFMPNYLRFMRGLIDSNDLPLNVSREILQDNKITAALRKALTKRSLQMLEKLAKDDAEKYLKFWKEFGLVLKEGPAEDFANKETIAKLLRFASTHNDGSEQTVSLEDYILRMKEGQKAIYYITADSYVAAKNSPHLELFNKKGIEVLLLSDRIDEWMLSYLTEFDGKQLQSITKADLDLGDLADKESETQKQQDKAFGSFIERVKNLLGERVKTVRLTHNLTDTPAVVSTDNDQMTTQMAKLFAAAGQPVPEVKYTFELNPEHYLVKKVADIADETEFADWVELLLEQAMLAERGSLENPAAFIKRINKLLG from the coding sequence ATGTCACAAAATCAAGAAACTCGCGGCTTCCAATCTGAAGTCAAACAACTACTCCAATTAATGATTCATTCTTTGTACTCTAACAAAGAAATTTTCTTACGTGAATTGATTTCTAATGCTTCTGATGCGGCAGATAAATTACGCTTTAAAGCACTTTCCAACCCTGCTTTATATGAAGGCGATGGCGACTTGCGTGTGCGTGTTAGCTTTGATGCGGATAAAGGCACTATCACAATTAGCGATAACGGCATTGGTATGACTCGTGAGCAAGTCATCGATCATTTGGGGACGATTGCAAAATCAGGAACAAAAGAATTTTTAACCGCACTTGGCCAAGATCAAGCAAAAAATAGCCAGCTTATTGGGCAGTTTGGTGTGGGTTTTTATTCTGCTTTTATTGTGGCAGATAAAGTGACTGTAAAAACTAGAGCGGCTGGCGAAGAGGCGGATAAAGCTGTGCTTTGGGAATCTGCGGGCGAAGGCGAATATTCTGTGGCGGATATTGAGAAAAAATCTCGTGGTACAGATGTGATTTTACATTTACGTGAAGATGAAAAAGAATTTTTAAATGAATGGCGTTTGCGTGAAATTATTGGTAAATATTCTGACCATATTGGCTTGCCAGTGGAAATGCTGACGAAAGAATACGATGATGAGGGCAAAGAGTGCGGCGAAAAATGGGAAAAAATCAATAAATCTGATGCCCTTTGGACGCGTTCTAAAAATGATGTTTCCGATGAGGAATACAAAGCGTTTTACAAACACTTAAGCCATGATTTTGTTGATCCTGTGACTTGGGCGCATAACAAAGTGGAAGGAAATCAAGCATATACTAGTTTGCTTTATGTACCAGCTAAAGCACCTTGGGATTTATTTAATCGCGAACATAAACACGGCTTAAAACTTTATGTTCAACGTGTATTTATTATGGATGATGCTGAGCAATTTATGCCGAATTATCTACGTTTTATGCGTGGTTTAATCGATAGTAATGACTTGCCATTAAATGTATCTCGTGAAATTTTACAGGATAACAAAATTACGGCTGCACTACGCAAAGCATTAACTAAGCGTTCATTACAAATGCTAGAAAAATTAGCAAAAGATGATGCAGAAAAATATCTTAAATTCTGGAAAGAGTTTGGTTTAGTCTTAAAAGAAGGCCCTGCAGAAGATTTTGCTAACAAAGAAACTATCGCAAAGTTATTGCGTTTTGCTTCGACACATAATGATGGTAGTGAGCAAACTGTCTCTTTAGAAGATTACATCTTGCGTATGAAAGAGGGGCAAAAAGCTATCTATTACATTACAGCGGATAGTTATGTTGCAGCGAAAAATAGCCCACACTTGGAATTATTCAATAAAAAAGGCATTGAGGTTTTATTACTTTCCGATCGTATTGATGAATGGATGTTAAGCTATTTAACTGAATTTGACGGTAAACAATTACAAAGTATCACGAAAGCAGATTTGGATTTAGGCGATTTAGCGGATAAAGAATCTGAAACACAAAAACAACAAGATAAAGCCTTTGGTAGTTTTATTGAGCGTGTGAAAAACTTGCTTGGCGAACGTGTGAAAACGGTGCGTTTAACTCACAATTTAACGGATACACCAGCGGTGGTTTCTACGGATAACGATCAAATGACGACCCAAATGGCGAAATTGTTTGCAGCCGCAGGGCAACCTGTACCAGAAGTAAAATACACATTTGAACTGAATCCAGAACACTATTTAGTGAAAAAAGTGGCTGATATTGCAGATGAAACTGAATTTGCTGATTGGGTGGAACTGTTGCTTGAACAAGCTATGTTAGCAGAGCGCGGATCTTTGGAAAATCCAGCTGCGTTTATTAAACGTATCAATAAGTTGTTAGGTTAA